The following proteins come from a genomic window of Pseudomonadota bacterium:
- a CDS encoding TetR/AcrR family transcriptional regulator — translation MSSAHIVAAATRVLARQGYAHTSLMDIANEADMSKGAVHYHFPTKESLMTVVLREACDAVARGTLAAWTEGDNPLQSLRSSLQELWRVRAQRTDEAVVVADLLAQSLHDSKLRSPLSQYYRFAVEQVEAHLHEQLGKIGLKPKVPPQLLARLLHALLDGLLMQALVDPDAFGPDEVVDALESVSLAMLDFGGQATPARDLQPSQTPTEDE, via the coding sequence GTGAGCTCGGCTCACATCGTCGCAGCGGCAACCCGGGTCCTCGCGCGCCAGGGGTACGCCCATACCAGCCTGATGGACATCGCCAACGAAGCGGACATGTCCAAGGGTGCGGTGCATTACCACTTCCCCACCAAGGAATCGCTCATGACGGTGGTCCTGCGCGAAGCCTGCGATGCCGTGGCCCGCGGCACGCTGGCCGCCTGGACCGAGGGCGACAACCCCCTTCAATCCTTGCGCTCCTCGCTGCAGGAGCTGTGGCGGGTACGTGCACAGCGCACCGATGAGGCTGTGGTGGTTGCCGACCTGCTGGCCCAGAGCCTGCACGATTCCAAACTGCGTTCCCCGCTCTCCCAGTATTACCGCTTCGCGGTAGAGCAAGTCGAAGCCCATCTCCACGAGCAGCTGGGCAAGATCGGCTTGAAGCCGAAAGTGCCGCCGCAGCTGCTGGCCCGCCTGCTCCATGCCCTCCTTGACGGCCTGCTCATGCAGGCCCTGGTGGATCCGGACGCCTTTGGTCCCGACGAAGTTGTCGACGCCCTTGAAAGCGTTTCCTTGGCCATGCTCGATTTCGGCGGGCAAGCCACGCCAGCACGGGACCTGCAGCCAAGCCAAACGCCAACGGAGGACGAGTGA
- the genX gene encoding EF-P lysine aminoacylase GenX yields MRASARQTHDLPAGARVTVSGRVVLAEAREFVLRDDTSSLRVAAKNALPAAGCWVTVHGLWNGSVMRAEQIRVVASTARPGTSDGEWNWGQGRVAGSHGNHLEMLKARHRLLRGIRLFFDDQDFVEVETPAIVSSPGLEPHIEAFEVVGGDTTRWLHTSPEFQMKRLLAAGLPRIYQVCRVFRRHEQGHLHQPEFTLLEWYRTFAGSRDVMRDTERLVAALAERLLQSHTIRGHGAPVDVSPPWDRVTLTEAFSRYADANLQSVARDEELFFRLLVEKVEPELGRGRPTFVTHYPASMAALARLDAEDPRFADRFEAYVDGVELCNGYGELVDSVEQRRRFERELKARQARAAAIYPIDERFLAALEEGVPPSGGNALGVDRLLMLILGVRQIEDAVAFGQSRL; encoded by the coding sequence ATGCGGGCTAGTGCTCGACAGACCCACGACCTTCCCGCCGGTGCACGGGTCACCGTGTCGGGACGAGTCGTCTTGGCCGAAGCGCGCGAGTTCGTGCTGCGCGACGATACATCTTCGCTTCGCGTCGCAGCGAAGAACGCTCTGCCAGCTGCCGGCTGCTGGGTGACCGTGCACGGGCTATGGAACGGTAGCGTGATGCGGGCAGAGCAGATTCGAGTCGTGGCGAGCACGGCTCGTCCCGGCACATCGGACGGCGAGTGGAACTGGGGCCAAGGACGCGTTGCCGGGTCGCACGGCAACCATCTCGAGATGCTCAAGGCCAGGCACCGGTTGCTGCGTGGCATCCGGCTCTTCTTTGATGACCAAGACTTCGTCGAAGTGGAGACGCCGGCGATCGTGTCAAGCCCAGGGCTCGAGCCGCACATCGAAGCCTTTGAAGTCGTCGGTGGTGACACCACTCGCTGGCTGCACACGAGTCCCGAATTCCAGATGAAGCGCCTGCTTGCCGCCGGCCTACCGCGAATCTACCAAGTCTGCCGGGTCTTCCGGCGCCACGAGCAAGGGCATCTGCACCAGCCCGAGTTCACGCTCCTGGAATGGTACCGGACCTTCGCTGGCAGCCGGGACGTCATGCGCGACACCGAGCGACTCGTGGCCGCGCTGGCCGAACGATTGCTGCAGTCGCATACGATCCGAGGACACGGTGCTCCGGTGGACGTGAGCCCACCGTGGGACCGCGTGACCTTGACGGAAGCCTTTAGTCGCTACGCTGATGCAAACCTGCAAAGCGTGGCTCGCGACGAGGAACTCTTCTTTCGATTGCTGGTGGAAAAAGTCGAGCCCGAGCTCGGCCGAGGACGGCCCACTTTCGTGACCCATTATCCAGCAAGCATGGCGGCGCTGGCACGGCTGGACGCAGAAGATCCACGTTTCGCGGATCGTTTCGAAGCCTACGTCGACGGGGTGGAGCTGTGTAACGGCTATGGCGAGCTGGTCGATTCCGTGGAGCAACGCCGCCGTTTCGAGCGCGAGCTGAAGGCCCGACAAGCACGCGCCGCAGCGATCTATCCGATCGACGAGCGATTCCTGGCCGCGCTGGAAGAAGGCGTACCGCCCAGTGGTGGCAACGCGCTGGGTGTAGACCGGCTGCTGATGCTCATCCTCGGCGTCAGACAGATCGAGGACGCGGTCGCCTTTGGCCAAAGCCGGCTCTAG
- the efp gene encoding elongation factor P, which produces MYDTSDIRKGLKIQIDGTPYAVVEFQFVKPGKGQAFTRTKLKNMFNGTVIERTYRSGEKLEKADLEERQMQYLYAEGDHFVFMDTTSYEQLHLSAERLGDNRYYLVDGLTAQVLLFDGQPIGVTLPNFVELKVSRTDPGFKGDTSGSVSKPATLETGLQVNVPLFVNEEETIKVDTRSGAYVERVTLKKHGP; this is translated from the coding sequence TCCGACATACGCAAGGGTCTCAAAATCCAGATCGACGGGACTCCCTACGCCGTGGTTGAGTTCCAATTCGTCAAGCCAGGCAAGGGTCAGGCTTTCACACGCACCAAGCTCAAGAACATGTTCAATGGAACGGTTATCGAGCGCACCTACCGATCTGGCGAGAAACTAGAAAAGGCGGATCTGGAAGAACGCCAGATGCAGTACCTGTATGCAGAGGGTGACCACTTCGTGTTCATGGATACGACGAGCTACGAGCAGCTGCACTTGTCGGCCGAACGGCTGGGCGACAACCGGTACTACCTCGTGGATGGCCTCACGGCACAGGTACTGCTCTTCGATGGGCAGCCGATCGGGGTCACGTTGCCCAATTTCGTTGAGCTCAAGGTTTCGAGGACCGACCCCGGGTTCAAAGGCGACACAAGTGGCAGCGTGAGCAAGCCGGCTACGCTCGAGACGGGGCTTCAGGTCAACGTGCCGCTGTTTGTCAACGAAGAAGAGACCATAAAAGTCGATACCCGCTCCGGCGCCTATGTCGAGCGCGTCACGCTCAAGAAGCATGGACCCTAG
- the mazG gene encoding nucleoside triphosphate pyrophosphohydrolase, with protein MDPRPSGSTLPRLVEIMRRLLAPGGCPWDRAQSLQSLRSYVIEEAYEVVEAVEAGQPDPLCEELGDLLLQIVFQAELARARQWFGIDDVVSGICDKLVRRHPHVFGDEHVADAAQVVVNWERIKAAEKAGRGVLDGVPKNLPALLAAQRLGEKAARLGLDWPEVAAVRRKLAEELSELDAAIAAGDQANALDELGDVLFTLANLGRKLGHDPELALRGSLTRFRARVRYVEAALRTRGKTPEGASSEELDALWAEAKQRTADE; from the coding sequence ATGGACCCTCGGCCAAGTGGCAGCACCTTGCCCCGTCTGGTGGAGATCATGCGGCGGCTGCTGGCACCTGGCGGCTGTCCCTGGGACCGTGCGCAGTCGCTGCAATCGTTGCGCTCGTACGTGATCGAAGAGGCCTACGAGGTCGTCGAGGCAGTCGAAGCTGGGCAGCCGGACCCGTTGTGCGAGGAACTGGGCGATCTCCTGCTCCAAATCGTGTTTCAAGCGGAGCTCGCGCGAGCACGACAGTGGTTCGGGATCGATGACGTGGTCAGCGGGATCTGCGACAAGCTGGTGCGCCGCCATCCGCACGTCTTCGGTGATGAGCACGTGGCGGACGCTGCCCAGGTAGTCGTCAACTGGGAGAGGATCAAGGCCGCGGAAAAGGCCGGGCGGGGCGTGCTGGACGGCGTTCCGAAGAACCTGCCCGCGTTGCTGGCGGCGCAACGCCTGGGCGAGAAGGCCGCGCGCCTTGGGTTGGACTGGCCGGAAGTGGCAGCGGTGCGGCGCAAGCTCGCGGAAGAGCTTTCGGAGCTCGACGCCGCCATTGCAGCGGGCGACCAGGCCAACGCGCTCGACGAGCTCGGCGATGTGTTGTTCACGCTTGCCAATCTGGGCCGAAAGCTCGGCCACGATCCGGAGCTCGCCTTGCGGGGTAGCCTGACCCGTTTCAGGGCCCGGGTCCGTTACGTCGAGGCGGCGTTGCGCACTCGCGGCAAGACGCCCGAAGGCGCATCGTCGGAGGAGCTCGACGCGCTATGGGCGGAAGCGAAACAGCGGACCGCTGACGAGTGA